The following proteins are encoded in a genomic region of Salvelinus namaycush isolate Seneca chromosome 12, SaNama_1.0, whole genome shotgun sequence:
- the tp53 gene encoding cellular tumor antigen p53 isoform X2, giving the protein MFCFYLQVFLPLRAVPSPVTSAWVDYGNFMMETPLQGEFDPSLFEVSATEPAPQPSISTLDTGSPPTSTVPTTSDYPGALGFQLRFLQSSTAKSVTCTYSPDLNKLFCQLAKTCPVQIVVDHPPPPGAVVRALAIYKKLSDVADVVRRCPHHQSTSENNEGPAPRGHLVRVEGNQRAEYMEDGNTLRQSVLVPYEPPQVGSECTTVLYNFMCNSSCMGGMNRRPILTIITLETQEGQLLGRRSFEVRVCACPGRDRKTEEINLKKQQETTLETKPAQGIKRSMKEASLPAPRPEASKKTKSSPAVSDDEIYTLQIRGKEKYEMLKKFNDSLELSELVPVADADRYRQKRLTKRVAKREMGVGPKKGKKLLVKEEKSDSD; this is encoded by the exons ATGTTTTGTTTCTACCTCCAAGTGTTTCTGCCTCTCAG GGCAGTTCCATCACCTGTAACCTCGGCTTGGGTGGATTATGGTAAT TTCATGATGGAGACCCCTCTCCAGGGGGAATTTGATCCGAGTCTGTTTGAGGTGTCTGCAACAGAGCCTGCACCCCAGCCATCCATCTCTACCCTGGACACTGGCTCGCCACCTACCTCCACCGTACCAACCACCTCTGACTACCCCGGGGCCCTGGGGTTCCAGCTCCGTTTCCTCCAGTCCAGCACAGCCAAGTCCGTCACTTGCACA tacTCGCCAGACCTGAACAAGTTGTTCTGCCAGTTGGCGAAGACTTGTCCAGTTCAGATCGTGGTGgaccaccctcctcctcctgggGCAGTGGTACGAGCCCTGGCCATCTATAAGAAGCTGAGTGACGTGGCTGACGTGGTGAGACGCTGCCCTCACCACCAGAGCACCAGCGAGAACAATGAAG GTCCTGCCCCGCGAGGTCACCTGGTCAGAGTTGAGGGGAACCAGCGAGCAGAGTATATGGAGGATGGTAACACTCTGAGACAGAGCGTGCTCGTCCCCTATGAGCCTCCTCAG GTGGGATCAGAGTGTACCACGGTGCTCTACAACTTCATGTGCAACAGCTCCTGTATGGGCGGGATGAACCGCAGACCCATCCTCACCATCATCACCCTGGAGACACAGGA GGGGCAGCTCCTGGGCCGGCGCTCCTTtgaggtgcgtgtgtgtgcctgtcctggtcgagacaggaagacagaggagATCAACCTGAAGAAGCAGCAGGAGACAACCCTGGAGACCAAGCCTGCCCAGGGAATCAAACGCT CTATGAAGGAGGCCTCCCTGCCTGCCCCTCGGCCTGAGGCCAGTAAGAAGACCAAATCCTCCCCTGCTGTGAGCGACGATGAGATCTACACTCTTCAG ATTCGAGGGAAGGAAAAATATGAGATGCTGAAGAAGTTCAATGACAGTCTTGAACTGAGTGAGTTGGTGCCTGTTGCCGACGCTGACAGATACCGTCAGAAACG CCTCACCAAGAGAGTTGCCAAACGGGAAATGGGAGTGGGGCCGAAGAAAGGGAAGAAACTACTGGTGAAGGAGGAGAAGAGCGACTCTGACTGA
- the tp53 gene encoding cellular tumor antigen p53 isoform X1 produces the protein MADLAENVSLPLSQESFEDLWKMNLNLLAVPSPVTSAWVDYGNFMMETPLQGEFDPSLFEVSATEPAPQPSISTLDTGSPPTSTVPTTSDYPGALGFQLRFLQSSTAKSVTCTYSPDLNKLFCQLAKTCPVQIVVDHPPPPGAVVRALAIYKKLSDVADVVRRCPHHQSTSENNEGPAPRGHLVRVEGNQRAEYMEDGNTLRQSVLVPYEPPQVGSECTTVLYNFMCNSSCMGGMNRRPILTIITLETQEGQLLGRRSFEVRVCACPGRDRKTEEINLKKQQETTLETKPAQGIKRSMKEASLPAPRPEASKKTKSSPAVSDDEIYTLQIRGKEKYEMLKKFNDSLELSELVPVADADRYRQKRLTKRVAKREMGVGPKKGKKLLVKEEKSDSD, from the exons ATGGCTGATCTGGCGGAGAACGTGTCTCTTCCCCTCAGCCAAGAGTCTTTCGAGGACCTGTGGAAAATGAATTTGAACCTGTT GGCAGTTCCATCACCTGTAACCTCGGCTTGGGTGGATTATGGTAAT TTCATGATGGAGACCCCTCTCCAGGGGGAATTTGATCCGAGTCTGTTTGAGGTGTCTGCAACAGAGCCTGCACCCCAGCCATCCATCTCTACCCTGGACACTGGCTCGCCACCTACCTCCACCGTACCAACCACCTCTGACTACCCCGGGGCCCTGGGGTTCCAGCTCCGTTTCCTCCAGTCCAGCACAGCCAAGTCCGTCACTTGCACA tacTCGCCAGACCTGAACAAGTTGTTCTGCCAGTTGGCGAAGACTTGTCCAGTTCAGATCGTGGTGgaccaccctcctcctcctgggGCAGTGGTACGAGCCCTGGCCATCTATAAGAAGCTGAGTGACGTGGCTGACGTGGTGAGACGCTGCCCTCACCACCAGAGCACCAGCGAGAACAATGAAG GTCCTGCCCCGCGAGGTCACCTGGTCAGAGTTGAGGGGAACCAGCGAGCAGAGTATATGGAGGATGGTAACACTCTGAGACAGAGCGTGCTCGTCCCCTATGAGCCTCCTCAG GTGGGATCAGAGTGTACCACGGTGCTCTACAACTTCATGTGCAACAGCTCCTGTATGGGCGGGATGAACCGCAGACCCATCCTCACCATCATCACCCTGGAGACACAGGA GGGGCAGCTCCTGGGCCGGCGCTCCTTtgaggtgcgtgtgtgtgcctgtcctggtcgagacaggaagacagaggagATCAACCTGAAGAAGCAGCAGGAGACAACCCTGGAGACCAAGCCTGCCCAGGGAATCAAACGCT CTATGAAGGAGGCCTCCCTGCCTGCCCCTCGGCCTGAGGCCAGTAAGAAGACCAAATCCTCCCCTGCTGTGAGCGACGATGAGATCTACACTCTTCAG ATTCGAGGGAAGGAAAAATATGAGATGCTGAAGAAGTTCAATGACAGTCTTGAACTGAGTGAGTTGGTGCCTGTTGCCGACGCTGACAGATACCGTCAGAAACG CCTCACCAAGAGAGTTGCCAAACGGGAAATGGGAGTGGGGCCGAAGAAAGGGAAGAAACTACTGGTGAAGGAGGAGAAGAGCGACTCTGACTGA